In Cardinium endosymbiont of Dermatophagoides farinae, the sequence GGAGCCTATTGGAAAGCAGTTGATGCGTTTGCGTACTAATCCTAACATTATTGTAGGTACACCTGGTCGTGTAGAAGATCATTTATGTAGGGGATCGTTGCATTTGCATAAGACTACCTTTTTGGTATTGGATGAGATTGACCGAATGCTAGATATGGGTTTTTCTATTCAAATAGATAAGATTATCAAACGCTTACCGGTAGAACGACAAACTTTAATGTTTTCAGCTACTTTGGATAGGAATATTGAGCGGTTGGCTGGATCCTATTTAAGGCAACCAGCACGGATTAATGTGGAGATTGCAGATAATGAATCTAAGAATATTCAAGAAGAATCTCTTTATATATCAGAGTCAGGGAAATTTCAAGTTTTATTGGAGCAACTTAGTAGGCGGGAGGGCTCTGTTATTATCTTTGTAAAAACCCAAATGAGAGCTGATCATATCAGTTACCAATTACAGCAAGCAAATTTTAAGGTTCGCGCTATTCATGGTGGATTAAAACAGCACCAACGCAAGCGTGTCATAAAGGACTTTAGAAATAAGCATTATGCTATTATTGTGGCAACTGATGTAGCTGCAAGGGGATTAGATATTGATCATATCAAACATGTAATCAATTATGATTTTCCGCAAGCTGCTGAAGATTATACCCATAGAATTGGTAGAACGGGTAGAGCCGGCGCTACAGGCTTTGCCTTGTCTATGATTGCTTCTCCTCAAGAAAAAAGACTTTGGCGTATTATTCATAATGAGCCAGTAGAAAAAGAAGAGAGGGGGTCATTTAGGCAAAGTTCGGGTTTTAATCGGTTTAAATCTCGCCCTTTTAGGCGTAGTTTTTCAGGCTAACCAGTTTGCTTGTTTGGCCTATGCTACTTAAAGACCAGCGCTCATCCATAGACCTTAGGTCTCATTTTGAGGGTTGGTTTTTTTTATGTCTGCTCTTTTTGTTGTATTAAAGCTGCAACAAAAGATACAAATAAAGGATGAGGGCTAAACGGCCTAGACTTATATTCTGGGTGAAACTGTACACCTATAAACCAGGGGTGCGTGTCTATCTCCAGTGATTCAACTAAATTCCCGTCAGCTGAGATTCCACCTATCCGCATACCCGCTTTTTCAAAAGCATTTTTATAATGTATATTGAATTCAAATCGATGTCTATGGCGCTCCAAAACATGGTCAACTTTGTATATCTCTTTGATTTTACTGCCATTAGTCAAAAGGCTCTCGTAATTTCCAAGGCGCATTGTGCCGCCTAAATTTGACGCGTGCGTACGTACCTCTTTTTCTTTCCGTTATACCAATTCATCATTAAGTCAATTACATTGGAGCAATCATTGGTAAACTCTGTAGAATTTGCATCTTTTATGCCTAACACATTACGTGCAAATTCTATAGCCATTAATTGCATACCAAGGCAAATGCCAAATAAAGGAATATTATTTTTTCTGGAATATTCAATCGCTTTGATCTTTCCTTCTATACCACGCGAGCCAAATCCTCCAGGAATCATGATGCCTTCAATGGTATCTAATGGTGCATGGCACGCAGCGTCTATCTCAGCGGCATCAATCCATACCAGGTTTACTTTACATTTATGGTGCATGCCTGCATGTAAGAAGGCTTCTAAAAGCGATTTGTAGGCATCTTGCAATTGGTTATACTTTCCGATAATAGCTACATGCACCTGCTTTTCATAGGTAGTAATCCTGCTTTCAATTACATGCCATTTCTCCAAGTCAATCTTATCTGAATCTGTTAAGCCAAAGTATGCTATTATTTCTTTATCAACGTTTTGCTTATAATAAGAAAGCGGTACGTGGTATATGGTCTTTTGATCAACGCCAGCAATCACCCTATGTGTAGGAACACTACAGGAAACGGCTATCTTATGCAATAAAGATTCTGAAATCTCTCTATCGGCCCTACATATTATTAAATCTGGCTGAACGCCTATAGACCTGAGCTCCTTAACGGAATGTTGGGTGGGTTTCGTTTTAAGCTCGCCAGCTGTTGCAATATAAGGGAGCAAAGTGAGATGGATAGAGATAACAGTAGCGCTACCAAGTAGATACCTGATTTGTCTAACGGCTTCAAAATAAGGTAATGCTTCTATATCTCCTACTGTACCTCCTATTTCGCATATCATGAAATCTACCTCATCTTGGCCAAATTTAATAAAATCTTTTATCAGTTTTGTTAAATGTGGTATAATCTGAACGGTTCCTCCACCATATTTTCCCTCTCTTTCTTTGCTTATAACACTTTCATAAACCTTTCCGCTGCTTATGGTGTCATGCTTAGAAGCAGGGATATCTGTAAATCTTTCGTAATATCCAAGGTCTAAATCGGTCTCTGCACCATCAGATGTAACAAAGACTTCTCCATGTTGATAGGGATTCATAGTGCCAGGATCAACATTTAAGTATGGATCAAGTTTTTTTAATCTAATGCGATGGCCACGGGCCTGTAATAGTGCTGCTATACTTGCTGCACATACGCCCTTTCCTAGCGAAGAAACGACTCCGCCTGTAACAAAGATATATCGACACATAGTGTTATGATGGATGCGTTTAAATATAAGACCTTCTGCAAAATCTATTTCTAATGGCAATTTTGGTATCGAAGCTTGTCTATGCTCCTCAAATACATTTAGTATTCTGGCGACTGCGCTTCTCCTAAAAACTGCTGATCACAAATAGGTTTTGCAGAAGGTCTATAGATTAAGAAACATAGGAGACCTATCTATTGCAATATTTTTTCAATGGAATCAGTCCAACTGCCTATCTTTTGTATAAGTGCATTAGTTTTGCTTGCATCGGCTTCTTGTACTTTTAAATAGGCTACCAAACAATCAAATGCTACCATAGCTAATAAATCTTGTTGATCCTGAATACCAAGGTTTTTTTTATATTCCTTAATCCGTTCTGCTAAAGTTTTACTGGCTACTCTTACAAAGGTCTCATCTTCCGGTTGTACCTTCATGGGATAGATCCGATCACTAATTTTAATTTTTATAGAGAGTGATTCCATTTTTTATGCTTGTTCAAAATAGGTTAAACAAAGATCTATTTCTTTGATATACTTATTAAGCTGATCTACTAAATGGTGCGCCAATGGGGCTGCTTTATGATTGGCTGCAGTGGATCTGCTGGGGCTTATTTTTGATCCTTCCAATAGGGATTTTAATTTTTTATTTTCCTCTGTCAGTTGCATGATTTGTTTTTGGTAGTCTGAATGAGCCTGTAGCAGCTGCATCAGCATGTTCTCAAAACGCTCTATAATGCGCTGATCTTTTTGGTTATCTTCTAATGATGACATTTAAATCACGTTCAAAAGTTTGAATCAGCTGATCCATGATTTGGTCAATACTTTTGTCATCTAGTGTCTTTTCTTTATCCTGTAGCGTAAAACGAATGGCATAAGATTTTTTATCTGCTGGTAAATGTGCCCCCTCGTAGATATCAAAAAGATTGATCTCTTGAATAGCTTTATGGCCCTGCTTTAGAATGAGCGCTTTTATGTTTTGGAATAGCACAGCTTTATCGACGATCAAAGAGAGGTCTCTTTTAACAGCAGGAAATTTAGAGATAGGCTCATAAATTTTATGAGGTTTGCTTATCTCTAATAGATGGCTCCAATCTATATCTGCAAAAAAAACAGGTTGAGAAAGGCAATCTAGAATAGATGGCTGAAGTTGACCAAAGGTCATTACCACTGCTTCTTTATATCTTCCTTGAACGGCTTGTATATAGAATGGGTGTGTTACAGTGCTATAAGATAGTTCTGTAATGCCTAACTTTTGTATGAGTTGTTCTATAGTAGCCCGTATACTGTGTAAGGTTACAGGACCCAGTTGACGGACCCAGTTGGGTGGTTCTATTTGACCGGTAAGCCAAAGGGCTAGTCTTTTTTCTTCGTGGTATGATGCACCATCTTGGCTATAGATTGTACCCAATTCAAATAACTTTAAGTCATGCTGACGGCGTGCAAGATTATAGGCGATGACTTCTAAGCCGCTAAAAAGCAGCGTAGGACGCAAGATACCAGTAGATTCACTCAGTGGGTTAAGGATAGAGACTGCTTTTTCAGTAGGTTCTATGGCTGTGTAAGCCTCTTTGGTTAAAGAATTGGTGCATATTTCATAATAGCCGTTGGCTACCAACATTTTACTAACTTCTTCTGCTACCTTATAGGCTTGATCTATGCTGTTTTCAGGGGAGAGGTAAGCAGCAGCTAAATAGTTGGGTATGCGATCGTAGCCATATATGCGTGCAATTTCTTCAATCAGGTCTGCTTTTCTGGTAACATCTACTCTATAAGGTGGTACTTTTGCGGTAAAACCTTGTTCGGTTTCTGCTTCAATAGCTATTTCTAAGTCTGTTAAAATTTGCTTAATAGTGGCTGGGTCAATCGTTTTACCCAAGCATCGGATAATTTCTGCGTAAGCAATAGGAATGGTAAAATGTACCAATGGTGTGGGGTAGTGTTCTATGACTTGGCATGCTTCTGTAGATGGAATCAGCTCTTGTAATAATAGCACTGCTCTTTTTAATGCATAAAGGGAAGGTTGGGATCTGTTCCACGTTCAAATCGAAAAGAAGCATCAGTTTTAAGGTTATGGTGTTGGGCAGCACGACGTATAACCGATGGATTAAAATAGGCACTTTCTATAAACACATCTCTTGTAGCATCGGTGATGCGTGTCCTGAGCCCTCCTAAAATGCCAGCCATTGCTATAGGACCTGCTTCATCACAAATCATTAGCTCGTGACCAGCTAGTTTTCTTGCTACGTCGTCCAAACCTGTAAATAAAGTAGCTGGAGCGCATGGCTGAACCATAAGTGATCTACCGATGATGGTATCGTAATCAAAAGCATGTAATGGTTGCCCCAATTCATGTAATACAAAATTGGTTACATCTACTACATTGTTAATAGGTTTGACGCCAATATGTGATAGCCTGGTACGCAACCATTCGGGAGAAGGTTGTATAGAGATATTTTTAAGCAATAGGCCAGTGTAGCGTGGGCATAGTGCAGCATCTATATGGGCTATTGTTAATGCCCGGTCGCATCTTACCGAATGAAAATCTTTAATAGAAGGAAGCGTAATAGGCAGGTGCAAAATAGCTTTAAGCTCTCTGGCCACACCTAGGTGTGAACAGGCATCTGCTCTGTTGGGTGTAATCTCAATTTCTAAGACTTCATCTAATAGCGGTTTGAAGTAGTCTTTAGCAGGGGTTCCTGCAGGCAATGTAGTGGTTAGTACTATAATGCCATCATGCGCTGGGCCGATGCCAATTTCATCTGCTGCACAAATCATTCCTTCAGACCATACCCCCCTAATTTTAATTTTTTTAATTTGAAAAGAAGATTGGTCTACATAATTATAAATCGTACTGCCTACTGGGGCGACCACTACCTTTTGCCCGACTGCTACATTAGGCGCTCCACAAACAATAGTGCAGCGCCTATCTGATCCAATATCCACTAAGGTTTGCTTTAACCTATCTGCATTAGGGTGGGGCAGGCAGGATACTACATCACCTATTATAAGCCCTTCTAAACCACCCTTAATAGTAGAATGTATATGGGCAACTTCTAGTCCGCTCTGGGTTAAAAGAGGTGCTATATCAGCGGCCTTTAAAGAACAATCAATAGAGGATTTAAGCCAATTTAAAGATATTTTCATAATGCGTAATCAATCCGTTCAGCTAGGTAGTGCAAAGCTACCTTTAATTCTGATGGCCTACCCGTTCTAATAACTCCATTTTATAAGCATCCCAATCATGAATAGGCTGTCTAGCCACGCCAGAGTCCATAGCAGCCTGCGCAACAGCTATAGAAACGGTAGAAAGCAAACGTGTGTCCATGGGCTTAGGGAGTAAGTATTCTTTTCCAAAATGTATCGTTCCACCATAGTATTTCCGAACGGCAACGGGTACTTCTTCTTGTGCCAGTTTTTGAATAGCTTGTACCGCAGCTTGTTGCATCGCTCCATTAATGGCGGTAGCACGTACATCTAAAGCACCCCTAAAAATGTAAGGAAAAGCAAGTAAGTTATTGACTTGGTTGGGGTAATCGCTACGTCCTGTAGCAAAGATCACATCTGGTCTGGCAGCCATAGCATCTCGGTAAGAAATTTCTGGCATAGGGTTTGCTAACCCAAAAATAATGGGATCCTTAGTCATGCGCTCTATGCTTTGGCTCATTAATAGATTGCCAGAAGAGAGCCCTATAAATACATCTGATCCAATTACTGCATCATGTAGCGTATGTACAGGACGGTCTGTAGCAAAGGGCGCTTTAATAGAATCAAGATCATCTCTATCCTTACGGATCACCCCTTTTCTATCACACATAACGATATGGGCCGGATTCGCTCCTAAGGCCATCAAAAGCTTTGCCGTAGCAGTCGCCCCTGCGCCAGCTCCACTGAAAACAATCTGCACCTGTCCAATCTCCTTGTTTGTAATTAATAAGGCATTTAATAGCGCAGCAGCTGTTACAATAGCCGTAGCATGCTGGTCATCATGCATAATAGGTATATCCAATTGAGCCATCAATGCCTCTTCAATCTGAAAGCATTCAGGCGCTTTAATGTCCTCTAGGTTAAGCGCACCAAAAGTAGGTGCCAATGCTTTAATCACTTGTATGACTTCTTCAGGAGTAGTTGCATCAATTTCAATGTCAAAAGCATCCACGCCAGCAAACCTTTTTAGGATCATCGCCTTTGCTTCCATAACTGGTTTAGCAGCTAACGGGCCAATATGACCATACCCTAATACAGCTGTACCATTGGATATTACGGCTACTGAGTTGCCTTTATTTGTATATTGGTAAACTTTCTCGTTAGATGCAGCAATTTCCTCGCAAATAATGCCCACACCAGGGGTATAAGCTGTAATGATATCGCGAGGTGTATGGAATGATTTGGTGACACAGGTACCTATCTTGCCAGCAGGAAACTGCGCGTGATAGGCTAGAATTTCTTCTTTGGTAACTGCTGTTTTATTCATAGTATATACATTTTATTTGTAAATGTTGGATATATTGGTTTAAATATTTTTGTTTCTATTCAGTTTAATGGTTAATAAGGCATTTTATCCCACTTTTTTCTTGATAAAAAAGTGGGCAAAAAATCAAGCCCTCGGCAAAAAGTTGCGGAACCCACCTCTTACAGATGGAAAAACAGAAGCCGCCCGCTACGCGTGCTTGAAAGGAATCTGTTTTTCCTAATCATCTGTAAGGCGAGGGTTCTATTTCGCAACTTTTTATAGGGCATTTTCCTACTATGGCCATAACATTGATGAATGGATACATATTTTTCTGCTTGAAGCAATAGCTGAGCTAAGTTACCATTTTTCAATCATTTATACCAAAGGGCCTAACATGAATCATGCGTTTGGTTTATGTTTGAGTTGTTTGCTGCGCAATTGGCCACAAGCAGCGTCAATATCTGTTCCATGTTCTCCACGTACAACTGCATGAATCCCTTGTGCACGTAGCGTGGAAACAAAGTCATGAATGGTTTTG encodes:
- a CDS encoding DEAD/DEAH box helicase, producing MSNTFQKYNLPSALLGALARMQYEHPTAIQDQVIPIALTGQDILGSSKTGSGKTAAFSIPVVAQLMHRPDASVLVLAPTRELAEQVAGVMSSMVSGCKHLRTVLLIGGEPIGKQLMRLRTNPNIIVGTPGRVEDHLCRGSLHLHKTTFLVLDEIDRMLDMGFSIQIDKIIKRLPVERQTLMFSATLDRNIERLAGSYLRQPARINVEIADNESKNIQEESLYISESGKFQVLLEQLSRREGSVIIFVKTQMRADHISYQLQQANFKVRAIHGGLKQHQRKRVIKDFRNKHYAIIVATDVAARGLDIDHIKHVINYDFPQAAEDYTHRIGRTGRAGATGFALSMIASPQEKRLWRIIHNEPVEKEERGSFRQSSGFNRFKSRPFRRSFSG
- a CDS encoding cell division protein ZapA, producing MESLSIKIKISDRIYPMKVQPEDETFVRVASKTLAERIKEYKKNLGIQDQQDLLAMVAFDCLVAYLKVQEADASKTNALIQKIGSWTDSIEKILQ
- a CDS encoding phenylalanine--tRNA ligase subunit beta, giving the protein MLLLQELIPSTEACQVIEHYPTPLVHFTIPIAYAEIIRCLGKTIDPATIKQILTDLEIAIEAETEQGFTAKVPPYRVDVTRKADLIEEIARIYGYDRIPNYLAAAYLSPENSIDQAYKVAEEVSKMLVANGYYEICTNSLTKEAYTAIEPTEKAVSILNPLSESTGILRPTLLFSGLEVIAYNLARRQHDLKLFELGTIYSQDGASYHEEKRLALWLTGQIEPPNWVRQLGPVTLHSIRATIEQLIQKLGITELSYSTVTHPFYIQAVQGRYKEAVVMTFGQLQPSILDCLSQPVFFADIDWSHLLEISKPHKIYEPISKFPAVKRDLSLIVDKAVLFQNIKALILKQGHKAIQEINLFDIYEGAHLPADKKSYAIRFTLQDKEKTLDDKSIDQIMDQLIQTFERDLNVIIRR
- a CDS encoding phenylalanine--tRNA ligase subunit beta; the encoded protein is MKISLNWLKSSIDCSLKAADIAPLLTQSGLEVAHIHSTIKGGLEGLIIGDVVSCLPHPNADRLKQTLVDIGSDRRCTIVCGAPNVAVGQKVVVAPVGSTIYNYVDQSSFQIKKIKIRGVWSEGMICAADEIGIGPAHDGIIVLTTTLPAGTPAKDYFKPLLDEVLEIEITPNRADACSHLGVARELKAILHLPITLPSIKDFHSVRCDRALTIAHIDAALCPRYTGLLLKNISIQPSPEWLRTRLSHIGVKPINNVVDVTNFVLHELGQPLHAFDYDTIIGRSLMVQPCAPATLFTGLDDVARKLAGHELMICDEAGPIAMAGILGGLRTRITDATRDVFIESAYFNPSVIRRAAQHHNLKTDASFRFERGTDPNLPFMH
- a CDS encoding malic enzyme-like NAD(P)-binding protein encodes the protein MNKTAVTKEEILAYHAQFPAGKIGTCVTKSFHTPRDIITAYTPGVGIICEEIAASNEKVYQYTNKGNSVAVISNGTAVLGYGHIGPLAAKPVMEAKAMILKRFAGVDAFDIEIDATTPEEVIQVIKALAPTFGALNLEDIKAPECFQIEEALMAQLDIPIMHDDQHATAIVTAAALLNALLITNKEIGQVQIVFSGAGAGATATAKLLMALGANPAHIVMCDRKGVIRKDRDDLDSIKAPFATDRPVHTLHDAVIGSDVFIGLSSGNLLMSQSIERMTKDPIIFGLANPMPEISYRDAMAARPDVIFATGRSDYPNQVNNLLAFPYIFRGALDVRATAINGAMQQAAVQAIQKLAQEEVPVAVRKYYGGTIHFGKEYLLPKPMDTRLLSTVSIAVAQAAMDSGVARQPIHDWDAYKMELLERVGHQN